Within the Synechococcus sp. MU1617 genome, the region TGTTGGAGGCTTTTTCAGCCTCGTTGGCAGCAATCAAGACATATCCAGCCGGCTCAGTCTCCAGGATGAACATGCTCATTCCCGCCTCAATCATGGAACCGCGTCGGTTCTGGCGGTTGATCAACACGGCATGGTCCGGAGTGATCGCTCGAATGACTTCGGTCCAGCTCACGTCCGCTGGAGAACGCTGCTCAATGGTGCTGCCGATCGCTTCCAGCACCACATCTCCGGAATGGAGAACAGTGCTCTGGTCACGGTGATAGAGAGCCATCGAACCAAAAGCCCGCTCCACCACCATCTGGCCGAGGCGAACATTGCTGGCTTTCAGCGCAATGTCGGTCACGCGATGGACCGCCATGCCCGGTGAAACCTCCATCCAGAGGCAGGCGTCTCCAGGAATGGGCAGGAAACCTTGACTCACTGTCCCCATGTAGGCCGCAAGTTGGGGCTGCAGGGAGTCGATGAACACGTGCGTGCGCAGTTCGATCGACTGCACATGGCTGTTTTGGCGAAGCAGCCTGGGTGACTCAGAATCCGTCGTGACAACACAACTTGCCCCTCCCTGCTGAGAGGTCACCTCAGTCCCGGTGACGAGAGCACTACCGCCGCGTCGCCGCTCCCGAGCATCGAAGCTGGCAAAACGGGTCATGGCGGGGAGTGTACCGGACGAATTCATCTGAAACGGCCCAATAAAGAGTTGGAGCCTGCGGTCTTGCGCCTTTAAAAACAGCCGATACCGTCCGGAGAACCCCTCTAGAGATCTTGCAATGACTGAGCAGTCTTCTTTGAAGCCAGTTGATC harbors:
- a CDS encoding microcompartment protein, producing MTRFASFDARERRRGGSALVTGTEVTSQQGGASCVVTTDSESPRLLRQNSHVQSIELRTHVFIDSLQPQLAAYMGTVSQGFLPIPGDACLWMEVSPGMAVHRVTDIALKASNVRLGQMVVERAFGSMALYHRDQSTVLHSGDVVLEAIGSTIEQRSPADVSWTEVIRAITPDHAVLINRQNRRGSMIEAGMSMFILETEPAGYVLIAANEAEKASNITLVDVKAVGAFGRLTLVGREGDVEEAAAAAMRAIDHVNRNARSL